The genomic segment ACTCCTGCATGCCTCTATCCTGATGACACAGAAGCTGCATTGTTGGTTTCTGAGGATAATCAAACTGTTTGGTATGAATATGGTTGTGTATGATCAAAACTGCACAATATAATACTGATGTCATTTGATATGCACTGTGCTTCTCTAATTTGATTTGAAGAGCTGCTGTTGAAAAGTATCATTTGGCTAggtttatacttttatttttaaattgtggataGTGTTCAGGTGTACATTGTGGCATGTATATAAATGTGATTATGTAACCACAACAGAGCTTGCATGAATTATTAATTGCATTGTACATTTTTTGCATGACTTTAAGAACCTTAACAATACATGCTCCTCTTTGACATTTCTTGTCACCTAATAAGAGATTGTTACTTTGATACCTAGAGGCATGTTAAAATGGCTGCATGCTATAATTACCAACAAGGCATTTCCAAGTCATACTTACTTCATTGGTTCCAAAAAAGAATGCTcattgtctctctccctccctttgctcccctttccctctctccctacctctcttcctctcctttttttttttttttacaaaatgtgCACTTCATATTGCACATGTACAGTATTAGTAAGGAAACTATGTTAAAAAGATGTCGTTTTCTTTTGCCATTTAATTATGCCTTCTGGCctgctgttttattttcaaagaaatagttaTTAACTACTGctcatatttataaaattgttcAGATTTAAAACTTTGTTAATACTCATAAATTTAgcgtaattctttttttaaaaaaacatcaaattTAAATGTGACATACAGGGACTAGGAGTATGCgtattccatttcttctctgcACTTTTCTTCATTTGATAAATATAAGAGCTCAAGTACTATCTTTCCTTCAAGATGACTTTTTTACTTGGCATCAGTTAACACAGTagtttttttcaggttttttttaatatagagtcagagagaaataaagcaaatcaTACTCAGTGTGtgagaaatttgcatttttacttCTGTTCAAAAAGGGTAGCAAGCTTATAAAGTGGTGAAAATTGTTACTTATataattctataatttatttattactaaATTATATATGTCcttaaaacagaattttctaaaatgagtaCATTGtgctaaaataaaatgcaaaattagtATTTGTAATCACTTAAACAAACAAGTATGTTTTTAGTagaacaaattttagaattaagaaTAAATGCAAGCTCTTAACTAAAAATTAATCataaaagatagagaaaatatttgctaactccGACTTATgtcataaactttaaaattatcttgCTGTGGTCATAGAACTTTTAAAGCAGAATCAGCTAAACTTCAATTGTTTTATTCCAGAATAAAAGAAACCCCAAGAAACCCATAACCCTGAATCACTTACTTCTAGAGAAGTATATCTTAGTTCTGTCTCTGAAATGTTTTTGCCATCTTGATTCAGCCTAAATATTACTGACAGTCATGCAGCCTGGCATCTAGAAGAAATGGGgaggaaattattattttacatgttgtATTAAATTGTTATTAAttgggcaaaagaaaacaaaatttatagaGAATCTTTGCTTAATGAAATGTGTATCCTggcaattccctggcggtccagtggttaggactccacgcgtttactgctgagggcccgggttttATCCCTGGTCGCGAAACCAGGAAACCCTGATCCCGCAAaccgtgtggcacggccaaaactttttaaaaaaaagaaagaaggaaagacatttgtatcctttataaatTAAGctattctcttcttttctcataGCCAGCTCTTACTAAAAATGCTTTTAATGTGGGTAATCAAATAAACACAATcagaaatttttcatattttttagtaTCTACATGAGTACATCAGTCTGTTTTGTTGTCACTTGTTTCATAATCAGTCCGaacatttcaaatgtttttggTGTCCCTTTTTGCATAACCTGATAATAAAACTTAATGGTAAATATAGGTGAGATTACATGGGGCCATATATGATACAAATGTAATAATTAGTGTAATTTCCACATTTAGTCAAAGATTATTTCACAACCATTTCAACTTTTTAGATAAGTCTGGCCTTATActctgtttaaaatattaaatttatttataaaagtatattGAGAAATCATATGCTATTATAGTAAaaactgattattttaaaatattagacttACAGGAAAGAAGTATTTCTAACCCAAATGGCTATAGTTATATATACAGCATGTTTTCCAAAAGAACATACACATTGTGCATGTCAGACAGATAGATACATACCATGTCCATGTGTCTTGATGTCAAAGAATACAGGTTAGACTTCCTCCAGAAACTGTCACCAGCTGTAGAGTCATAAAATTCCCCCCAAACACTATTTTACCTGTGTTTCTTGATAGCACTTGAAATCAAATTTTTAGCAGTGAGAAGAACCTTAGAAATCATATAGAgttagtgtttcccaaactttaaaaaaatcaatgtaatacttTCTATGAATGAAATCTTACAAAGAtgccccaatttaaaaaaaaaaaattttttttgagataaAAGTGAAGCAACTCTGACTCAGTTGAACAGCTgcactttttttcctccaagacAGCTCCATAAATACTCTAGCGGCTTCACagattacaggcatacctcgttttattgcactttgctttattgtactTAACAGATACTgcagttttttacaaattgaaggtttgtggcaaccctgtgttgagcaagcctatcggtgccatttttccaaaagcatttgcttacttcgtgtctctgtgtccattttggtaattctcagaCTATTTCAGACTTTCtcattgttatatttgttatggtgatctgtgatcagtggtctttgatgttactattgcaaaacgATTATGACTTGCTAAAGgcttagatgatggttagcactttttagcaataaagtatttttaaattaaggtatgtactttgttttttagatataatgctattgcacacttaatagactacagtacagtgtaaacacAACTTTTACATACATTGGGAACTAAAAATTcttgtgactcgctttattgcaatattcactttattacagtggtctggaaccaaacctgcaatatctccgaggtatgcctgtattagtACCCCAGTTTTAGATGAAATTGAATAGCTTTCATATTCCTAGCTTAGATTTCTAGAAATTACACCCTTATTATTTGTGACATTGTAAATTTATATTGTTAGGCATTGGGTCCCCTTTGATCAAAGCAATTTTAGTTCTAACAGTGTAAGTAGGTATGTTATTTGCCAATAAAATATGCCTCGAGCCCTGGTTTTCTTAGTAAATAATACAATCATTTCATTGTGGATGTTTCTGCTGCTGCATGCaagattattttttactttaaaactatATGTGACCATTTAGTTAAATAAACATAGTAAGTAAACCTATCTGACACTAAGAGGGCATAAGTATATTACttaatagcttttaaaatataaaaatcagtctTTAAGTAAAGAGATGTCTATCAGATTAATAACATTTCCAGAGTTAGATTCCTTCTCCTTGCCCTACTCAACAAGAGCTCTTTAGTTTCTTACCTTCATGAATTGTATTCTGTTTAGCCTTTCATTAAATAACATGAAATGCTTTTCTCCTGCAGATGTGGACAAAGTACAAGAAAGCAGAAATTCAAAAAGCAGGTCTAGGGAGCAACAAAGCTCCTAATTCTATTACCCACTACATGACATGTGGGCCAAGTGGTGAGTTTCTTGcttaaaatgtaaatgagattAATCTCATTTATACAAACTAACTGCATTAAGTATAAGAACAAGTGCACATTGCATTAACAGATGTAAATATTGCTTGCTTTAATTCATGACTTTCTGTCTTACTAGTAAATCAAGATTAGGTGAGTCCCAAAAGATTTTGCCCATCAGTGCAGGAAaccaatctttaaaaattatttttcttttttcccctcaatttaaatttgattttactAATGAGTaatgttttagaaattattttcagtttgaaGTCTGTCTTTGTGGTAGGAATACAACTTCTGTGCAACATTCTTGATAACTGAGGAGAATAAACTAAATGCCTTTTCTATGAAGAGCCACTCAAAAAAAATTTGTCTCTGACTTTCTGTCACTCTCATCCCTATAGAAGTTATCTGGTGCATGCTGttcttttagtggttgctctgtATTTTATATCTCTTATCTTCaagcttttcttatattttctttcttctttctaccttccaactaaatacagagagaaaagtgTCCTTCAGTTTCTCAGTGTGAAGCCTTTATTTCTGAAGTAACAAGACACCCAACTATaggaatcactttttaaaatctttaagacTTTAACAATCCTTCGTGACTAGAGCAGGAAAGAAATACaaaccttcattccttccttgaATCAAGGAGCACTACTGGAGTCAACTGCCAAAATTTTTAGAAGGTTTTGTGACTTACTGTACATTGTACTGTTAAGATCTACTGAATAAAGGATGTTCTCTCACTAAGGACCAAGTGTTTTAAGGTTTCAAGAAGTACTCCACGAACAATATACTTCTTTCATCATTTGTTTATGAATTTATCCATGTTTGCTTAATGCTTCTGCTAAGTATTAGTCTAAATCTAGCCATTATATTTAGTTGTGTAAACCTAAATTAAATGCTGTAGTATGTTGTGGGATGTACTATATATCAAGATACAGAGAACATTGTTTTGGCATGTCAGAGCCTTATTTGGTTAGCAGACTGCATGtgttggtattctttttttttttaagcctattATTTTATGCACTGCAAAAGAAATTCAGTTTATGAGATAACTCTGAAAAGTCCATAATAAGATAGGAGTTATAAAAAATTTACAGTGATATTAATCTTTCCGTATCCCCCACTAGCAACACTAAGCAATTCACACATGGATCTAAGGTAATTAAAGTGTgtttttctgaaactttttttttagtaagaTGGTTTTCTAGAAAATGGCATTCCCAAGATAAAGCTGTTGTGTTTGAACTCATTTCCCTCCTTTAGTACTGGgttatgtatgtgtttgtttttttaacttgagaGCTGACTGTTGCTTAAGAAGTTTTCTTATggcaaaaataatgtaaataatttacTATGATCTGCATTTTGCCAGGAACTCATTTATTATTAAGGTTATCACTTATTAATaaaaatctttctgtttttgtccttTATAATACATTAAAGTTGGTAACTGTTATCGgtacttttgaaatatttgtatGCATTTGTTACCTTAAACATTTGAAAGAAGcacaaaaaaaaggtaaatttagtCAACCCAGGGAAACATCAATTTTTTTGTAGTTCCAATTTTATatcacagttttattttcttatgaagTCAAAAAACTGCATTGATACTTACTAATGCAAAttcattatttaacaaatatcagAATAATCTTAAAGGTCTGAAATGAGAAAGAtactaactttttaattttaacaatatacttCTTAGGCTCTCACTACCAGCTCTAAAAATCTTTTTGGAATAATTCCATAGTGTGTGGTTTATGAACTGTGTGTTTCATCACTAACCTAGTAGCCATGAGATAcatgtctccctctctccctccttcctcacacctttcttttttttctttctctttctggtaggCCAGTAACACTGCTGTGTTCATAGTCTACTTTCAGAAAGACCATTAATGAAAAACAGCATGTATAgttgaaaagaaactgaaatggaAGTTAGAGAACCTGGACTTCATAATGCCACCATTAACTTAGGTTTTGCCACCAAGTAATGCTGTAAAGTTAAATCACTTTTAAACCCTTGGATGAAAGGTGCTATGTAAATGTAAATACAAAGGATTCTTACTAAAATACAAATATTGCACAACAGACATATTTAAAACCTATTCTCTAGACTTTGAAACATGTCTCCATCATGACTCCCTAGATTCAAGTATCAGACTGATAATGGGTATCATGGCAGTCTAGAGACACTTGcatgtaaaaaatgtaaattcatcTTTAGGTGGATAAATTGAAAGTAAATATAGAAATTATGTTTTAGCTAAATACAGTGAGTGGGTAACTTAGATTTCTATTAACTAGCATCTAATTTGCACAACTAGGACACATTCCAGGACATTTACTGAAAGTTGAAATTTAATGAGTAGGAGGTAGCCCAGTGAGGGTGTATGATATCACAGCTTGGTCTCTACAGGACACTAATATCCTAAAATAGAGAACATGCTGACTGAGGCAGCACATTACTGCTTCAATTAGAAAATGCTTAAGGGTAGCCTATAAAGTACTAAACCTGAGTGGGCTGACCCTGAGAAAATGCAGCAAGACAACCAAGAGAATACTTGAGACTGCAAAAGTGGAATATTCTAATGATATTAATCACCTTTTTCATACCATTTCAAGAAAGGATTAGATAACCCATGAATATTTTACCATCTCCAAAAGATACCATCAGAAGCAAACTTAGTATGAAGTCATGCTTTTCCCTTAGATAAACCACTTCTGCCAAACAAAATAGTGTAGCCAACTAGAAACTAACTGGGGCCACTTTCCGGACTGGGGCCTGACATGCTTTTAATGATCTGGCTCTATTCTAAATCAATACCCAAACCCCCTCGGAAACTAAAGAATTTATATACAGGGTAATAGCTTCGGCCCAGAGCTCCAGTAAAAGTGCTTCAGATCTGGCAATGTGGAAATGTTCGGTCCAAGTTTTTGAACTGGTGGTTACCAAAGAGTACACAAAACAGGTTTGTATGTAGCACCTTTCATGCAAGGCATGGTAAAAGCCTATTTAAAAATCACTGTGCATATTACGGAATTGCAGCCACCTCACAAATGAAGTATTACAGCCTGCACTGTCTTAAAATTTTATGTCAGGAAGTGAAAAAGATATTGTACCAAATCTGGAATTACAATGAGGAGTAATAATGTATGCTAAATGACTTGTATTTTAAGTTACTTTTTATGAGAAAAGtgaaattttgtgttttcttttctgctaCACTTAGTCTtgagatgtatttttttctttaagccttGAATGAATAATACAAAAGGAGCCCATTTTATAATATAAACCTTGATGTACATGTTGAGATATTTGGACAAAGAAAATGCCTTAAAAGGAATGCTTATGGATAAAGTTGCACTTACAACACCTTTAACAAAACGTGATTtcaaattgtctttttcttttctactaagGGTTCTCTCTTTCAGTGTTTGCCATTGTACTTGTAACTGTTATTAAATATCAAATCCAATAATATAAAAGATGtaacatttcctttaaaagtaATGCTACTGAGAAATTTGGAGTTGAATGGCAAAATGTTTATTACTTGGCTATACCTAATATAAGCCACAGTTCATAACAAAAAATCCAGTTTATAACAAAATAGATACCATCATTTGGCccacttgtctttttttaaaaacattcattatttttcattttagtttttaactttatttctcctaaaaaaattaagttggttTAACATTCACTTGTTAAACTGATATAACAAGAGGTGAATTTTAAACTAATATAAAAAGAGGTGATTTTTATAACAAGTGGTCAGCAATCATAACATATAATTTAGCCCAATattattctttcctttccctttgccCTAGAAAACCTATTTTATGTGTTTCATAACATATAACCTTGTTTAGATGATTCTGTCCTAATCACTTTGGGATGAGTATTGGAGGTTTTGGGAGAGAACTGAGAGTCTATCAGTCTTGTCAACCTCAAAATAGGTTTAAATACAATAATAGATTGTACAAATCAGTCTCTTTCATTTTTACATCTAGACTTTGGGAGGCGTAATGTTAGAGATGGCAACCTGCCTTGTGTCCTTGAGCAGGTCAGTCTTTCTGGGCCTGTTTTCACCATAAGGTGGGGAGGACAGTTAGACCAGTTATCTGAGGTCCTCGGTGTCTTTGATTCTGTTCGTTAAACCTTAATTTTATATGCAAAGCAACCtaaaatttcctctttcttaGAGAGATAGTACAGAGTAGGCAAAAACTAACATAGCACCTCAGAAATAAGGTTATCATTTATGGAAAATGTTTCTTACTAACTCATCTCTTAAATccattctgtattttataaaaattctgcCTTGAGTAGACTTGTAGTTTACACATATATCCAAAGATGACAAGTTTTTACTTCTGCCTTTCAGTaatgcaaattggtacaaatTAAGTACAATTTCCCTACcagaagcaaatatttttttgagtGTTCAACCTTAGGAAAATATGATTATTTCTCAAATATCCCACTTGATTGTACTCTAGAGGAAACGAGAATTTTCCTAAGACCTCTAGGCTATTTTGTAGCCTAGTCTAGTCAGACCCTCAACTGGGGTTTTGTTTGAATCTAAGTGAGGTTGGAAAAGTACATCAATTTTCCTCTGTTTTTGAACTAGCCTCTATATGACAACTGACAATACATAATCCTGGGTTCTTATACTGCTTTAGATGCCACAGTTGAAAGGGGATGAGTAAAATTTAATATAGCCTAGAGGACAAAGGAACCTTGTTCAAGCATGTTCACATTTTGTAACCTCTGAAGACTAAGCAAATCCTTCTTAATGGCCTATGTATTTTCTGCtcctgagttttaaaatataatttcattagTATAATGATTATGACATAACATTTTCCATCCCTACTTTGAGTGTTTTTctagattaaaattttatatagaattttatttaaaaattagcttatttttcactgaaaaaaaaaaaagcattggtttaaaaacaaacacccGGTAATAGGAAGGTTTTGCCCTTGCCCCCTTGTTTAATTATATTGCTGGGGAATTCTTATTCCTTAATCCTCATTCCTCAAAGATAACCACTATTAACAGTTGAATATATTCCCATATTCCTCTTTTTCCCCTGTATGTACACtgtcatatatataattttatatatgctGTTTTTGCAGTTTGCTTTTTTCAAGTATAACACCTTACAGAAGATGTAATATAGTTAATCTTAGATAGTTAACTAATCTTAGTTTtgatgttaattaattaatataggCTGCTACACAGcttacaggatctcagttcccctgaccagggattgctCCCCCGTGccaaggcagtgaaagcctggaatcccaaccactaggccaccagggaactccctgtgtTAATTCATCCTTAATTGTTGAAGGCATTCCTGTAACAAGTAATTGtcatgggggaaggggagggtggaatCTCTCAGCTGACTAAAACTACCTCAATATATCTTCTTAAAAACAGCTCCTTTAAGATGAAATAGTTAAATAGCTCCTTAAGTAGTTTAGGTAGTCACCAAACCAAGGTGCTATATATATCTTACCACTTTTAATGCTTTTTATAATTACAAGTGAGAAAAACAGCTTTCAGAAGTAAATGTATTAGCCCAATTAGTTTTTATCAAAATTTAGTCTTATGGGATCGTGTCCTGTCTCCTTCACAAATGTGAGAAAGTCTTCAGGGCTCAATCCCATGGTTGCAGCATTCGTCATTGGATGAAAGTACACCTTTTCATGTCCACCTTCCAAAAAAGCAGAATCCAGAACAAATTTCACATCTCCATCATCACAGAAGAGTGCCAACGGTGTGGCACAGCCTTGGCCAACTTTCAGTTTTTCTAGCATGGCTGTTTCATCAGCAAACCGCAGATTTCCACTTCCAACACCTAACTGCTTGGCAagatcatttaaattaatttgtctATCATGAAGAACTGTCACCAGCCaatagtcttttttctttttgtctttaagaAATAAGTTCTTACTATGTGCTCCTTTCAAATGTTGGATATGAGGCAtcatttcttcaactgtaaacaCCTGTGAAATATCACatgagaagtttaaaaataatatgcatgtatacacacactgCACACATACAGTTATCTGTATATTGCCTGGTGGGTGTAAGGTTAGGGAGTACTCAATGACCTGGATTTCACTGGTAGAGATCCATCCCCAGCCCATTAGCAAATACATCTCATCTCAGGGCCTCAGGAAGTATTGATAGTTTCTCTTAGACCAGTTCTCCATTCCAATGTGCAGGCCAAGCCTTCACACtcctaaaatgtttttgtttttccattaaacTTTTGGTAAAGTTTATAGCAGCCCtgacaacactgtaaatcaactctactccaataaaaattaatttaaaaaagtttatagCAACCCAGACTCCTATTCCTTGGCATTCCATTACATCCAGGCCATATGACGATCTCCACTCTATAAAAAGATAACCGCAGAGAGGGAGTGAGGGCAGGGAATGAGACCCTGGactaatatacagaaaaaatcagaaaagctGGCAATACGCGCAGTAAAAAGGAGAGTATGTGGACTATAAGGGAGGCAAAAGGGTCAAAGAATATACTTTTGATGAATTTCTCTAAACTTGGAAGATCATCACCATATCTAGCTAATTATCATTAGCTGTTACTCAAAAGTTGGGCAAAAACTTTGCCCTTGCACCACTCAGGTTACGTACTGGCTCCGTTAgatatgtgcaaaaaaaaaatcttcccatcaATAAATCAGGTTAAAAAATACCAAACTCTAACCTTGGCATCCTGTATGCTCGTGCAGCCACTGCAAAAACGGGTTTACTGCTTGGCAACTTACATACGCATAAAGTTAACACACTGACCAAACACCCCTAGCCAGTTTGAGATGCGCAAGTTCTCAATATGTTGTACTAGTTCTCAACATAAAAAATCACTCCGAATCcccgggcggtccagtggttaggcctccgCGCTTCCAGTTCAGGGGTCACGGGCTGGATCCCTGGTGGAGAACTAAGGTTCCGCACCCcacgtggcgcggccaaaaaaaaaaaaaaaattactccaagaagaaaacatgaggTTTTTTCACAATAACATCAGCGTCCGAAGTGGAGAGGCCCTTGATGGTACTTTCAGGTCCCTTTCGTACTCTGGATCCCGGCAAATGCCTTAGAACGGAAGTTTCTGCGGCACATTACCCCTGGGACGTCTAGGCTTAGCGCCTTCGCCCCATAGAAGCTGCAGCAGAGCCCACCCCTTCCCGGGGTGGTCCCGGCGGGAGCGCCTCACCTCCGGGTGCTCCACGACCTCCGTGCGGATAGCCAGGGCTTCGAGGCGCTGCTCCAGCGCTGCCCGCAACTCGCCTCCTGCCATGCTACCCTCGTGGCGCTAACGGACGCGGTGGCGAGAGACCGAACGGAAGAACTGGGCGTGGCTTCCCGCAGTCCACGAACTGCCAGCCCAGACGGAAGTGCCTGGAGGGACAGGAGCGGTGCCGGAAGCCCAAGAGTGGGCGCTTTCCGGAGGCGGAGTTGCGCTGGGTTCGCTTCGTTACCTCCCCGCGTGCTTGAAATTTGCGTCCGCAGAGACAGACTTACCAGACGTGCAGAGTTCCTTGCCCCGCGTCCTGCGAGAGGAAGGCGCGTGCCTTCTCACAGCCCTCTCTAGCCTCGCTTCAGGTTTCCTAGATACAGCATATCTTCCATTTAAACAGAATCAGAGCCACATAGCAACTCAGCTTAGGGAGTGTTGGGGGAGTAATCAACTGGACGTGGGCTCGGCTTGACTCAGGAGGTGGACTGAGGCAGTCAGAGGCTCCTTACCCGttctgtccttggaatgtacttTCTGCCCGCTGTTCCTGAGCTAGGTGCTACTTgaaggatgcagccttgagagagtaaggtgTTATTGAAACCATCTGGACTTTTTTGGTAAGTGCAACCCCCCTTCCCCCACTTACTAAAACTGCCACCTATCAATATGGAATGTCCTGCCTCTTCAGTCATTCTGTTACCtcctagggtgtgtgtgtgtgtgtgtgtgtgtgtgtgtgtgtgtgtgtgtgtgtgtgtgtgtgtgtgtgtgtgtgtgtgtgtgtgtgtgtgtgtgtgtgtgtgtgtgtgtgtgttggtgtggggGCAGAGGTTTCACCTGGGGAATTACCTGAGGTCGTGAACCAACAGGGAGAGAAGGAGCCAAAATCCCTCGCCTTTTAAATAATCAGCTGTGGCAACCACAACTCTACCTTTTTCAGAGGCATTTTTCCTACCTCTTTGTGGGGTGTTTTCCACTATCCTGCAAAAACCCTCACTCCCCACCTTGAACGAGGCCTGAAATTCCACTAGAGTTTCACTTATGAGTTTAGGTTAAGCCTCAACTTGTTACCAAAGCTGTTGCCCCAGAATCATACTCTTGTCCCGGGCTTGAATGGAAACCAGTTGCTCTTAACCTAAGTTTTGGGAGGAAGCtgcaaagaaaaacacaagaacTGGTTAAAACCAATTAGGCACTAGATGGCTGAAGATTTAACTTCCAGTAGACCTAGAGCCTCATGATACATTCATTGTAATACCtaagcatgctaaatgacacaccgaCCGGTGCAATGACAGCTGACAGGTGCCATGACAACAACTGGAAAAGCCCATACAAGGACCGAAAAGGAGAGTTGCATCAGTTCCAGGTTCAAACCACACCCCCGTTCTCGGATAAGTCatgaatattcctcccactctttCCAATTCCCTCCCTTCTACCTCGACCCTCTTATAAACATAGTGTCTCCCCTGGAATTGGGTAGAGAAGTTGATTTGCAAACGAGGTTTCCGCTTCTCCATTCTTTAGCCATTAAATAAAGCTCGTGCTGTTCCAGTCTCAGCATAGGTTTTGTAATTGGCTGTGTGAATCCGATCGGCAAAAGAACCTCCCTGACTGAGACAAGGGGTCTCAGTTTGGGCTAGGACCCCAGGGCAGGCCAAATCAACCAATTCAGGAATAGAATCCCAGATAAAACGTAGATATTCCTAGGGACGTTTAATTCTAGTaggaatatataatatttaggTCATTTCTGGGGTGCAAATTGAAGGCCTGGTGAGGAAGTCTCTTAAGAAGAcactgcagggacttccctggtagcacagtggttaagaatccgccggccagtgcaggggacacgggtttgagccctggt from the Globicephala melas chromosome 12, mGloMel1.2, whole genome shotgun sequence genome contains:
- the LOC115863979 gene encoding prolyl-tRNA synthetase associated domain-containing protein 1 — protein: MAGGELRAALEQRLEALAIRTEVVEHPEVFTVEEMMPHIQHLKGAHSKNLFLKDKKKKDYWLVTVLHDRQINLNDLAKQLGVGSGNLRFADETAMLEKLKVGQGCATPLALFCDDGDVKFVLDSAFLEGGHEKVYFHPMTNAATMGLSPEDFLTFVKETGHDPIRLNFDKN